In a single window of the Micromonospora sp. WMMD1155 genome:
- a CDS encoding RICIN domain-containing protein codes for MNTNASWSRRKPRRLLITVVTALTAMAGVIVVASSPATAATNQFRGMNWAVLGDNFSTGPLVVQGLSSSDSNATVRAKANALYDDMSATMGVNTVRLPINTHTVGTAWWEAYRGAIDAATARGFKVILAYWEDGAASGGRITNLAAWNAMWSTVTNTYGGNANVYFEPMNEPHGYSSAEWRNVAANWLSYHYSAVPGRVLIGGTGFSQDLRDICNDTRFTSTLLSFHHYAFFYGAMTYDAFRSHIQTRLGDCASRAVATEFGAPMNDGRNYADANSTDNFVRHIRAMAQVMRDNQMGGTYWPALGGKPGTIGYDWYSMFSLGGSGTNLDLSIRNTSGADRIRYAWGDTVGTDPTTPPPATGTFYRVTVRHSGKAMDVQQPNTDNGARVGQYTYGGSAWQQWQFQDAGSGYWRIVSRHSGKCLDVVNVSTADGAELIQYTCGTGTNQQFQMVTDGGYFQLRARHSGKCVDVPAASTTDGVVLKQYTCNTGANQQWSRTTV; via the coding sequence ATGAATACGAACGCGTCGTGGAGTAGGCGGAAACCGCGCCGGCTGCTGATCACGGTGGTGACCGCGCTGACCGCGATGGCCGGCGTCATCGTCGTCGCGTCGTCGCCGGCCACCGCCGCCACCAACCAGTTCCGCGGCATGAACTGGGCGGTGCTGGGCGACAACTTCAGCACCGGCCCGCTCGTCGTGCAGGGCCTCAGCTCGTCGGACAGCAACGCGACGGTGCGGGCGAAGGCGAACGCCCTCTACGACGACATGTCCGCCACCATGGGCGTCAACACCGTCCGGCTGCCCATCAACACCCACACCGTGGGGACGGCCTGGTGGGAGGCGTACCGGGGGGCCATCGACGCGGCCACCGCGCGGGGCTTCAAGGTGATCCTGGCGTACTGGGAGGACGGTGCCGCCTCCGGCGGCAGGATCACGAACCTCGCCGCCTGGAACGCGATGTGGTCCACGGTGACCAACACGTACGGCGGGAACGCCAACGTCTACTTCGAGCCGATGAACGAGCCGCATGGTTACAGCTCTGCGGAGTGGCGCAACGTGGCGGCGAACTGGCTCAGCTACCACTACTCGGCGGTGCCCGGCCGGGTGCTCATCGGCGGCACCGGCTTCAGCCAGGACCTGCGCGACATCTGCAACGACACCCGCTTCACCTCGACACTGCTGTCCTTCCACCACTACGCCTTCTTCTACGGCGCGATGACCTACGACGCCTTCCGCAGCCACATCCAGACCCGGCTCGGCGACTGCGCCTCCCGGGCGGTCGCGACCGAGTTCGGCGCGCCCATGAACGACGGCCGCAACTACGCCGACGCGAACAGCACCGACAACTTCGTCCGCCACATCCGAGCCATGGCGCAGGTCATGCGCGACAACCAGATGGGCGGCACGTACTGGCCCGCCCTCGGCGGCAAGCCGGGCACCATCGGTTACGACTGGTACTCGATGTTCTCCCTCGGTGGCAGCGGCACGAACCTCGACCTGAGCATTCGCAACACCTCCGGCGCCGACCGGATCCGGTACGCGTGGGGCGACACCGTCGGGACCGACCCCACGACGCCTCCACCGGCGACGGGGACGTTCTACCGGGTCACCGTGCGGCACAGCGGCAAGGCCATGGACGTCCAGCAGCCCAACACCGACAACGGCGCACGCGTCGGCCAGTACACCTACGGCGGCAGCGCGTGGCAGCAGTGGCAGTTCCAGGACGCCGGCAGCGGCTACTGGCGCATTGTCAGCCGGCACAGCGGCAAGTGCCTCGACGTGGTGAACGTGTCGACGGCCGACGGCGCCGAACTCATCCAGTACACCTGCGGCACCGGCACCAACCAGCAGTTCCAGATGGTCACCGACGGTGGCTACTTCCAACTCCGGGCCCGGCACAGCGGCAAGTGCGTGGACGTTCCGGCGGCGTCGACCACGGACGGCGTGGTCCTCAAGCAGTACACCTGTAACACCGGCGCCAACCAGCAGTGGTCGCGTACGACCGTCTGA
- a CDS encoding ThuA domain-containing protein — MTQPKALVVRGGWEGHQPVEATELFIPFLEGSGYAVRVEESTEVYADAAEMADTDLVVQCVTMSQITSAEVAGLSAAVVAGTGFTGWHGGIVDSFRASSDYLHLVGGQFATHPGKEPCERHGAAEDNFLPHTVHVTDLGREHPVTTGIEDFDLVTEQYWVLHDDLIDVLAVTTHPTREWHPWHRPVTSPAIWTRQWGAGRVVVTTPGHSVDVLEHPSVRTVIERGMLWATRTASAS; from the coding sequence GTGACCCAGCCGAAGGCACTGGTGGTTCGAGGCGGATGGGAGGGGCACCAGCCGGTCGAGGCGACGGAGCTGTTCATCCCCTTCCTCGAAGGCAGCGGCTATGCCGTACGGGTCGAGGAGTCGACGGAGGTCTACGCCGACGCGGCCGAGATGGCCGACACCGACCTGGTCGTGCAGTGCGTGACGATGTCGCAGATCACCTCGGCCGAGGTGGCGGGCCTGAGCGCCGCGGTCGTCGCCGGCACGGGCTTCACCGGGTGGCACGGTGGCATCGTCGACTCGTTCCGCGCGTCGTCGGACTACCTGCACCTGGTGGGCGGTCAGTTCGCGACGCACCCGGGCAAGGAGCCGTGCGAGCGCCACGGTGCGGCGGAGGACAACTTCCTGCCGCACACCGTGCACGTCACGGACCTCGGCCGGGAGCACCCGGTCACCACGGGGATCGAGGACTTCGACCTGGTCACCGAGCAGTACTGGGTGCTGCACGACGACCTGATCGACGTACTGGCCGTCACCACCCACCCCACGCGGGAGTGGCACCCGTGGCACCGGCCGGTCACGTCGCCGGCGATCTGGACCCGACAGTGGGGTGCCGGGCGCGTCGTGGTGACGACCCCGGGGCACAGCGTCGACGTGCTGGAGCACCCGAGCGTCCGTACCGTGATCGAGAGGGGGATGCTGTGGGCGACTCGCACCGCGTCGGCATCGTAG
- a CDS encoding Gfo/Idh/MocA family oxidoreductase: MGDSHRVGIVGLGVISRAYLDTLANHPAVSIVALADLDATRSAEAAAKIPDAEAVSVESLLARPDVQTVLNLTIPAAHADLSLAAIDAGKNVYVEKPLAVTLEDGRSIVERAASAGVLVGCAPDTVLGTGTQTARAAIDGGLIGRPMSGSAVMVTAGHERWHPHPDFYYAPGGGPLLDMGPYYISALVHLLGPVRAVTGAASRLRAERVIGAGPRAGQRIPVEVDSHVTGVLEHVNGALSTITTSFDGVTTTAAPIEVHGETGTLAVPDPNYFDGDVRLFALGGDDWRVLEPQAGYAGSSRGVGLIDLVRADGQRPPRAGGDVALHVLETMTTLLRSAAEGRRIELTTTARRPAPVPHTPAEEWQA, encoded by the coding sequence GTGGGCGACTCGCACCGCGTCGGCATCGTAGGTCTCGGAGTCATCTCCCGCGCGTACCTGGACACCCTGGCGAACCACCCCGCGGTGAGCATCGTCGCGCTGGCCGACCTCGACGCCACCCGGTCGGCCGAGGCCGCAGCCAAGATTCCCGACGCCGAGGCGGTGAGCGTCGAGAGCCTGCTCGCCCGCCCGGACGTGCAGACGGTGCTCAACCTCACGATCCCCGCCGCCCACGCCGACCTCTCGCTCGCCGCGATCGACGCGGGCAAGAACGTGTACGTCGAGAAGCCGCTCGCGGTGACCCTGGAGGACGGCCGCTCGATCGTGGAGCGGGCCGCGTCGGCGGGCGTCCTCGTCGGGTGTGCGCCGGACACCGTCCTGGGCACGGGTACGCAGACGGCCCGTGCGGCGATCGACGGCGGCCTCATCGGGCGACCGATGTCCGGCTCGGCGGTCATGGTCACGGCGGGGCACGAGCGTTGGCATCCCCACCCCGACTTCTACTACGCCCCGGGTGGGGGCCCGTTGCTGGACATGGGTCCGTACTACATCTCCGCGCTCGTCCACCTGCTCGGGCCGGTTCGCGCGGTGACCGGAGCCGCCAGCCGCCTGCGCGCCGAACGCGTCATCGGCGCCGGCCCGCGCGCCGGTCAGCGGATCCCGGTCGAGGTGGACAGCCACGTGACAGGCGTGCTCGAACACGTCAACGGCGCTCTGTCCACGATCACCACCAGCTTCGACGGCGTCACGACGACCGCCGCTCCGATCGAGGTGCACGGGGAGACCGGCACGCTCGCCGTACCCGACCCGAACTACTTCGACGGGGACGTCCGACTCTTCGCGCTCGGCGGCGACGACTGGCGGGTCCTCGAACCGCAGGCCGGTTACGCCGGAAGCTCGCGCGGCGTCGGTCTGATCGACCTGGTCCGGGCCGACGGTCAGCGTCCGCCGCGGGCCGGTGGTGACGTCGCGTTGCACGTGCTCGAAACGATGACCACCCTGCTCCGCTCGGCAGCCGAGGGCCGGCGGATCGAGCTGACGACGACGGCGCGGCGGCCCGCGCCGGTCCCGCACACGCCCGCCGAGGAGTGGCAGGCATAG
- a CDS encoding DM13 domain-containing protein, whose product MLRSRLARAGIAAAVVVAVLGLYWFQPWKLFTDTYVDDALPPAATTPVTSAPASAPASASPSTAATPAANEILASGDFVTHEHETTGSAEIRRLADGRHQLVIRDLNTSNGPDLRVWLTDQPVIRGTAGWKVFDDGKWVELARLKGNKGNQVYELPASADPADFRSVSIWCKRFAVSFGAADLTTT is encoded by the coding sequence ATTCTCCGGTCGCGCCTGGCACGGGCCGGTATCGCCGCCGCTGTCGTCGTGGCCGTCTTGGGCCTCTACTGGTTCCAACCGTGGAAGCTGTTCACCGACACGTACGTCGACGACGCGCTGCCCCCCGCCGCGACGACACCGGTGACCTCCGCTCCCGCGTCGGCTCCGGCGTCGGCTTCCCCGAGCACGGCGGCCACACCGGCGGCGAACGAGATCCTGGCCTCCGGCGATTTCGTCACCCACGAGCACGAGACGACCGGCAGCGCCGAGATCCGTCGGCTCGCCGACGGGCGTCACCAGCTCGTCATCCGCGACCTGAACACGTCGAACGGCCCGGACCTGCGGGTGTGGCTGACCGACCAGCCGGTCATCCGAGGCACGGCCGGCTGGAAGGTGTTCGACGACGGGAAGTGGGTCGAGCTGGCCCGGCTCAAGGGCAACAAGGGCAATCAGGTGTACGAGCTACCGGCGTCGGCTGATCCAGCCGACTTCCGCAGCGTCTCCATCTGGTGCAAGCGATTCGCGGTCTCCTTCGGCGCGGCCGATCTCACGACCACCTGA
- a CDS encoding S-methyl-5'-thioadenosine phosphorylase translates to MSERGDGRPPVGVIGGSGFYEFLDDVAEVAVDTPYGPPSDSLSIGSLAGRTVAFLPRHGRRHTLPPHRINYRANLWALRAVGVRQVLAPGAVGGLRPELGPGTLVVPDQLVDRTTGREQTYYDGRVRPDGQVPRVVHVPFADPYCPVGRATVLDAARADGWQPVDGGTMVVIEGPRFSTRAESLWYGQAGWSTVGMTGHPEAVLARELAVCYTALSLVTDLDSGVEVGHGVTQQEVFTVFAGNIDRLRVLLGDAVQALPPDQGDCPCGHALAGTDSGITLP, encoded by the coding sequence ATGTCTGAACGAGGAGACGGTCGCCCGCCGGTCGGGGTGATCGGCGGGTCCGGATTCTACGAGTTCCTCGACGACGTCGCCGAGGTCGCCGTCGACACTCCGTACGGACCGCCGAGCGACTCCCTCTCCATCGGGAGCCTCGCCGGGCGGACGGTGGCCTTCCTGCCCCGTCACGGTCGTCGGCACACCCTGCCCCCGCACCGCATCAACTACCGGGCCAACCTGTGGGCGTTGCGAGCAGTGGGCGTCCGCCAGGTGCTCGCACCGGGTGCCGTCGGTGGCCTGCGACCGGAGCTGGGCCCCGGCACGCTCGTCGTACCGGATCAACTGGTCGACCGGACCACCGGCCGCGAGCAGACCTACTACGACGGGAGGGTACGCCCGGACGGGCAGGTCCCCCGGGTCGTCCATGTGCCGTTCGCCGACCCCTACTGCCCGGTCGGGCGGGCCACGGTCCTCGACGCCGCCCGCGCCGACGGCTGGCAGCCGGTCGACGGTGGGACGATGGTCGTCATCGAGGGCCCGCGGTTCTCCACCCGCGCCGAATCACTGTGGTACGGCCAGGCGGGCTGGTCGACGGTCGGCATGACCGGTCACCCCGAAGCGGTGCTGGCCCGCGAACTGGCGGTGTGCTACACCGCGCTGTCCCTGGTGACCGACCTCGACTCGGGTGTCGAGGTCGGTCACGGCGTGACCCAGCAGGAGGTGTTCACCGTCTTCGCCGGGAACATCGACCGCCTCCGTGTCCTGCTCGGCGACGCGGTGCAGGCGTTGCCACCGGACCAGGGAGACTGCCCGTGCGGGCACGCTCTGGCGGGTACGGACAGCGGCATCACGCTGCCATGA
- a CDS encoding molybdopterin-dependent oxidoreductase: protein MTRRPRVPAPEDFTAPSHSPLVAARLGLWLGVAFGLCFVTGVLSHLIQHPPGWFTWPSRPVNLYRITQGTHVLSGIAAIPLLLAKLWSVYPRLFVRPPVRHPIRLSAHGLERISVLVLVCAAFFELVTGLFNVAQSYPWGFFFPAAHYAVAWLLAGGVLLHLAVKLPIVRAALSSPLRRDDRDSSGRRAFLRTSAGVAGVAVLATAGVTVPWLRRVSPLAWRSAAGPQGVPINRTAAAARITVPADWRLEIVWAGGRAAFSLTELAALPQRTANLPIACVEGWSASADWTGVPVVDLLRLVGAPTTRPVRVSSLETEGLYAASTLPATHVADPLTLLALRINGAELSPDHGYPCRLIAPSRPGVLQTKWVARLEVLR from the coding sequence ATGACCCGCCGCCCACGCGTCCCCGCCCCCGAGGACTTCACCGCGCCGTCGCACTCACCGCTGGTCGCCGCCCGGCTCGGTCTCTGGCTCGGGGTGGCGTTCGGGCTGTGCTTCGTCACCGGTGTCCTCAGCCACCTCATCCAGCACCCGCCCGGCTGGTTCACCTGGCCGAGCCGCCCGGTCAACCTCTACCGGATCACCCAGGGCACCCATGTGCTCTCCGGGATCGCCGCGATCCCGTTGCTGCTGGCCAAACTGTGGAGCGTCTACCCCCGGCTGTTCGTCCGTCCACCGGTGCGCCACCCGATCCGGCTGTCCGCACACGGCCTGGAACGGATCTCCGTCCTGGTCCTGGTCTGCGCCGCGTTCTTCGAGCTGGTCACCGGCCTGTTCAACGTCGCCCAGTCGTACCCGTGGGGGTTCTTCTTCCCGGCGGCGCACTACGCGGTCGCCTGGCTGCTGGCGGGCGGGGTGCTGCTGCACCTCGCGGTGAAACTGCCGATCGTCCGCGCGGCGCTGAGCTCACCGCTGCGACGCGACGATCGAGACTCGTCCGGACGGCGGGCGTTCCTGCGTACGTCGGCGGGCGTCGCGGGCGTGGCGGTGCTGGCCACCGCCGGGGTGACCGTGCCGTGGTTGCGTCGGGTGTCTCCGCTGGCGTGGCGCTCGGCGGCCGGACCGCAGGGGGTACCGATCAACCGGACGGCGGCGGCCGCCCGCATCACCGTTCCGGCGGACTGGCGGCTGGAGATCGTCTGGGCGGGTGGAAGGGCCGCCTTCTCCCTTACCGAACTGGCCGCCCTGCCCCAACGGACGGCGAACCTGCCGATCGCCTGCGTCGAGGGCTGGAGCGCCTCCGCCGACTGGACCGGCGTACCCGTCGTCGACCTGCTGCGGCTCGTCGGCGCGCCAACCACCCGACCGGTGCGGGTCTCCTCACTGGAGACCGAGGGCCTGTACGCCGCCAGCACCCTCCCGGCGACCCACGTCGCTGACCCGCTCACCCTGCTCGCGCTGAGGATCAACGGTGCGGAGCTGTCCCCGGACCACGGTTACCCCTGCCGCCTCATCGCCCCGAGTCGGCCGGGGGTGCTCCAGACCAAGTGGGTGGCCCGGTTGGAGGTGCTGCGGTGA
- a CDS encoding methyltransferase domain-containing protein codes for MPVRRWHGPPEPAITSIAARCSGPTIDLGCGPGRLTRALAQQGLVALGVDISAEAVRLTQGRGVVALRRDIFEPLPGEGRWAHALLVDGNIGIGGDPVRLLRRCGALLAADGTLVVEVEPPGAGLWQGQAYVLSGSTGDEARQGPTFRWARVGAEAVADAATAAGLRVATTFRLGPRWFAELVSA; via the coding sequence TTGCCGGTGCGGCGCTGGCACGGCCCACCCGAACCGGCGATCACATCCATCGCCGCACGCTGCAGCGGCCCCACGATCGATCTCGGTTGCGGCCCCGGCCGACTGACCAGGGCACTCGCCCAGCAGGGTCTCGTCGCGTTGGGAGTGGACATCTCCGCCGAGGCGGTACGGCTGACCCAGGGCCGAGGGGTGGTCGCCCTGCGACGCGACATCTTCGAACCACTTCCCGGCGAGGGCCGATGGGCACACGCCCTGCTCGTCGACGGCAACATCGGTATCGGCGGTGACCCGGTCCGACTGCTGCGCCGGTGCGGCGCGCTGCTCGCGGCGGACGGAACGCTCGTGGTCGAGGTCGAACCCCCGGGAGCCGGGCTGTGGCAGGGGCAGGCATACGTCCTGTCCGGCTCCACCGGCGACGAAGCGCGACAGGGCCCGACGTTCCGATGGGCGCGGGTCGGGGCGGAGGCGGTGGCCGACGCCGCTACCGCTGCCGGCCTGCGGGTCGCGACGACGTTCCGCCTCGGTCCACGCTGGTTCGCCGAGTTGGTGAGCGCATGA
- a CDS encoding DUF2064 domain-containing protein, whose protein sequence is MNVLLVVAKAPVPGLAKTRLCPPASPTQAARIAAAALLDTLAAVRATPSTIPVLAYTGRFADAEHVAELTAALAGWHLLPQRGDTFADRLANAHADTAVGFPGRPVLQIGMDTPQIRPALLTSALERLADHEAVFGPALDGGWWALGLRDPAGARVLRDVPMSSQDTGRRTLAALRDHGTHPAILPVQRDVDDWSTALAVAVDLPGTRFADAVESVGGHLTSGRLR, encoded by the coding sequence GTGAACGTCCTGCTCGTGGTCGCCAAGGCACCGGTCCCAGGGCTGGCCAAGACGCGGCTCTGCCCGCCGGCGAGTCCCACCCAGGCCGCCCGGATCGCGGCGGCGGCGTTGTTGGACACCCTCGCGGCGGTGCGCGCCACCCCGTCGACGATCCCCGTGCTGGCGTACACCGGCCGGTTCGCCGATGCCGAGCACGTCGCGGAGCTGACCGCCGCGTTGGCGGGTTGGCATCTCCTTCCGCAGCGCGGTGACACGTTCGCCGACCGTCTCGCGAACGCGCACGCCGACACCGCCGTTGGTTTCCCCGGCCGCCCGGTGCTGCAGATCGGCATGGACACGCCGCAGATCCGCCCGGCCCTGCTCACCAGCGCGCTGGAACGGCTCGCCGACCACGAGGCGGTGTTCGGACCGGCGCTCGACGGCGGATGGTGGGCGCTCGGGCTACGCGACCCGGCGGGCGCGCGGGTGTTACGCGACGTGCCCATGTCGTCCCAGGACACCGGTCGACGGACTCTCGCCGCGCTTCGCGACCACGGCACACACCCGGCGATCCTGCCCGTGCAACGGGACGTCGACGACTGGTCGACCGCGCTGGCGGTCGCCGTCGACCTGCCCGGCACCCGGTTCGCGGACGCCGTCGAGTCGGTCGGTGGCCACCTGACGAGCGGACGCCTCCGGTGA
- a CDS encoding glycosyltransferase family 2 protein, which produces MRTTIDVVLPCLDEAAALPAVLNGLPPGYRAVVVDNGSTDGSPVIAAEHGARVVHEPRRGYGAAVHAGLLAADAELVCVLDADGSFDPAELPRLVAAVLDGRADLAVGRRRPVSADAWPWHARTGNALVAALLRRRGVPVYDVSPIRVAHRAALLGLGVDDRAFGYPLELLLRASRAGWRILELDVAYAPRAAGTRSKVSGSVRGMVRAARDFAGVLRADAGGGR; this is translated from the coding sequence ATGCGCACAACGATCGACGTGGTGCTGCCGTGTCTGGACGAGGCGGCCGCACTGCCTGCCGTACTGAACGGGCTGCCGCCCGGCTACCGCGCCGTCGTGGTCGACAACGGCTCCACGGACGGCTCGCCGGTGATCGCGGCCGAGCACGGGGCCCGGGTCGTCCACGAGCCACGACGCGGCTACGGCGCGGCGGTGCACGCCGGCCTGCTGGCGGCGGACGCCGAGTTGGTCTGCGTACTCGACGCGGACGGCTCGTTCGACCCGGCCGAGTTGCCCAGGCTCGTCGCGGCGGTGCTCGACGGTAGGGCGGATCTCGCCGTCGGGCGGCGTCGGCCGGTCTCGGCGGACGCCTGGCCGTGGCACGCCCGGACCGGAAACGCGTTGGTCGCCGCGCTGCTGCGCCGCCGTGGCGTACCGGTGTACGACGTCAGCCCGATCCGGGTGGCCCACCGGGCGGCGCTGTTGGGACTCGGCGTCGACGACCGCGCGTTCGGCTACCCGTTGGAACTGCTGCTCCGGGCGTCCCGGGCGGGCTGGCGGATCCTCGAACTGGACGTCGCCTACGCTCCCCGGGCCGCCGGCACCAGGTCGAAGGTCTCCGGGTCGGTCCGGGGCATGGTGCGGGCGGCCCGGGACTTCGCCGGAGTGCTCCGCGCCGACGCCGGTGGTGGCCGGTGA
- a CDS encoding NAD-dependent epimerase/dehydratase family protein, whose protein sequence is MRILVTGAAGFIGSHVADLLIEHGHEVVAVDALLPEAHGAVAPPWTDRHGLVLGDVRDVDLLTRLLAGVDAVCHQAAMVGHGVDPADAPRYTAHNDLGTATLLAAMHATGVRHLVLASSMVVYGEGRYHCKTHGVVRPSGRRAADLAEGRYEPTCPRCDRTLSPGLIPEDAPLEPHSTYAATKLAQEHLAGAWARQTGGSVWALRYHNVYGPRMPRDTPYAGVASIFRSALAAGQPPRVLEDGRQRRDFVHVTDVAVANLLALTTPAPDPLTPVNVCSGEPHTVGELAHELAAAMDGPLPVTVGGGRAADVRHVVADPARATRLLGFTARIGFAAGIADFTTAVMREPATVRTPSTVGG, encoded by the coding sequence ATGCGGATCCTTGTCACCGGTGCGGCCGGGTTCATCGGCTCACACGTCGCCGACCTGCTGATCGAACACGGGCACGAGGTGGTGGCCGTCGACGCGCTCCTGCCGGAGGCGCACGGTGCCGTCGCGCCGCCCTGGACCGATCGGCACGGTCTCGTGCTCGGCGACGTACGTGACGTCGACCTGCTGACCCGGCTACTGGCGGGGGTCGACGCGGTCTGCCATCAGGCGGCCATGGTCGGCCACGGCGTCGACCCGGCCGACGCCCCCCGGTACACCGCGCACAACGACCTCGGCACGGCCACCCTCCTGGCGGCGATGCACGCCACCGGGGTACGCCACCTCGTGCTGGCCAGCTCGATGGTGGTCTACGGCGAGGGCCGCTACCACTGCAAGACCCACGGAGTCGTCCGGCCCTCCGGCCGCCGGGCCGCCGACCTTGCCGAGGGCCGGTACGAGCCGACCTGCCCTCGCTGTGACCGGACGCTCTCCCCCGGTCTCATTCCGGAGGACGCGCCGTTGGAGCCGCACAGCACGTACGCCGCCACCAAACTGGCCCAGGAACACCTCGCCGGCGCGTGGGCCCGGCAGACCGGCGGATCGGTCTGGGCCCTGCGCTACCACAACGTGTACGGGCCACGGATGCCCCGCGACACCCCGTACGCCGGGGTCGCGTCGATCTTCCGGTCGGCGCTGGCGGCCGGGCAGCCGCCCCGGGTGCTGGAGGACGGCCGGCAGCGGCGCGACTTCGTGCACGTGACGGACGTCGCCGTGGCGAACCTGCTGGCCCTGACGACACCGGCACCGGATCCTCTGACCCCGGTCAACGTCTGCTCGGGTGAGCCGCACACCGTCGGCGAGTTGGCCCACGAGTTGGCCGCGGCGATGGACGGGCCGCTGCCGGTCACGGTCGGGGGCGGGCGGGCGGCGGACGTGCGGCACGTCGTGGCCGACCCGGCCCGCGCCACCCGGCTGCTCGGTTTCACCGCCCGGATCGGTTTCGCCGCCGGCATCGCCGACTTCACCACCGCCGTGATGAGGGAACCGGCTACGGTCAGGACACCGTCCACAGTAGGTGGTTGA
- a CDS encoding response regulator transcription factor encodes MTQRVLVVDDDQTVSDVIRRYLENDGFQVSLAADGEEALAAVERETPHLVVLDLMLPRISGLQVCRQLRVRPDGVPIVMLTARGDESDRILGLQLGADDYLTKPFSPRELVLRVRSVLRRAAGGSTTERPEALTDGGLVVHTTSRTAHLAGRELALTLREFDLLVHLMRHPSTVFGRAELLEQVWGWNFGDHSTVTVHVRRLREKIEADPADPQRIVTVWGVGYRYEPAHA; translated from the coding sequence GTGACACAGCGGGTGCTGGTGGTCGACGACGACCAGACCGTGAGTGACGTCATTCGCCGTTACCTGGAGAACGACGGCTTCCAGGTGAGCCTGGCGGCGGATGGCGAGGAGGCGCTGGCGGCGGTGGAGCGGGAGACGCCGCACCTGGTCGTGCTCGACCTGATGCTGCCCCGGATCAGCGGTCTGCAGGTGTGCCGGCAGCTGCGGGTACGGCCGGACGGCGTGCCGATCGTCATGCTGACCGCCCGCGGAGACGAGTCCGACCGGATCCTCGGTCTGCAGCTCGGCGCGGACGACTACCTGACCAAGCCCTTCTCCCCCCGGGAACTGGTGCTGCGGGTTCGTTCGGTGCTCCGTCGCGCCGCCGGCGGGTCGACGACCGAACGGCCGGAGGCGCTCACCGACGGCGGCCTGGTGGTGCACACCACCTCCCGAACCGCTCACCTCGCCGGCCGGGAGCTGGCCCTGACGCTGCGCGAATTCGACCTGCTCGTCCACCTCATGCGGCACCCGTCCACGGTGTTCGGCCGCGCCGAGCTGCTGGAGCAGGTCTGGGGATGGAACTTCGGGGACCACTCGACGGTGACCGTGCACGTACGCCGGCTGCGCGAGAAGATCGAGGCGGACCCGGCCGATCCGCAGCGGATCGTGACCGTCTGGGGCGTCGGCTACCGCTACGAGCCGGCCCATGCGTGA
- a CDS encoding HAMP domain-containing sensor histidine kinase — protein MRDLLLIFAIALGAALGIGLVGAALLRALRRRSITVHLSVLLVTTVVAVAVGVMAVAEAMFLSPHDLEVVLITVSAAAVVSLAVGGHFGRRLARAAVWRDQARERERHLEKGRRDLVAWVSHDLRTPLAGIRAMAEALEDRVVRDPDTVEDYHRRIRLETDRMTRLVDDLFELSRINAGALRLSLTAVPLGEVVSDALATTFPLADARRIKLVASESGWPTVAASEPELARVVTNLLLNAVRYTPEDGTVRIEAGRDEDDAWLSVADTCGGIPPGDLPRVFDIAFRGEPARTPGPGDGGASGGLGLAIVHGLVEAHGGRVEVRNTPEGCQFLVRLVGA, from the coding sequence ATGCGTGACCTGCTGCTGATCTTCGCGATCGCCCTCGGCGCGGCGCTGGGCATCGGCCTCGTCGGCGCGGCCCTGCTCCGCGCACTGCGGCGCAGGTCGATCACCGTGCACCTCAGCGTGCTGCTCGTCACCACCGTGGTCGCCGTCGCCGTCGGGGTGATGGCGGTCGCGGAGGCGATGTTCCTCTCCCCACACGACCTCGAGGTCGTCCTGATCACCGTTTCGGCGGCTGCGGTGGTCAGCCTCGCCGTCGGCGGGCACTTCGGTCGCCGACTGGCACGCGCGGCGGTGTGGCGTGACCAGGCCCGCGAGCGGGAACGGCACCTGGAGAAGGGTCGGCGTGACCTGGTCGCCTGGGTCTCCCACGACCTGCGTACGCCGCTCGCCGGCATCCGGGCGATGGCCGAGGCGTTGGAGGACCGGGTGGTCCGGGACCCGGACACGGTCGAGGACTACCACCGACGGATCCGGCTGGAGACCGACCGGATGACCCGACTGGTCGACGACCTGTTCGAGCTGTCCCGGATCAACGCGGGGGCGCTGCGGTTGTCGTTGACGGCGGTGCCGCTCGGCGAGGTGGTGTCGGACGCGCTGGCCACCACGTTCCCGTTGGCCGACGCCCGCCGGATCAAGCTGGTCGCCAGCGAGTCGGGGTGGCCGACGGTCGCCGCGAGCGAGCCGGAGTTGGCGCGCGTGGTGACCAACCTGCTGCTCAACGCGGTGCGCTACACCCCGGAGGACGGCACGGTACGCATCGAAGCCGGCCGCGACGAGGACGACGCCTGGCTGTCGGTCGCCGACACCTGTGGCGGCATCCCGCCGGGTGACCTTCCCCGGGTGTTCGACATCGCCTTCCGCGGTGAACCGGCCCGCACCCCGGGCCCCGGCGACGGCGGAGCCTCCGGAGGGCTCGGTCTGGCCATCGTCCACGGCCTGGTGGAGGCGCACGGCGGTCGGGTCGAGGTACGCAACACCCCTGAGGGCTGTCAGTTCCTGGTCCGACTGGTCGGGGCCTGA